The region CTTCTCCCCTTGGTCTTCGTCTTGATTGTGAGTTTCCCATGCGTGAGTTCACGACCCGTTTCTTGGCATCTACTGATTCATCTGGTATTGGTTCCTTCCTTGCTATTTTATATTGTATTTGGGAGACAAGAAACAATTTGCTTTTTTGCAGATTAAGGGTTTCTTTGGAGAAGATTTTGTGTCTGTTTGCGGGCCTCGTCCCTCATTGGTAGTGTCTCGACTTGTACTTCAACCTCAGACTACTCTTCTACCTACTTTGTGTTGTCATGTTGGGGAGGTCGCTAAGCTTAATTTTGATGCATTTGTCTTTCCGTTGAGCTTGGCAGGTTTTGGTTGCGTTGCTAGCTAGGGACGAGCAACGACATTGACACCCGCAGAGGTTTTGCCTCCGGTTATGGCCCTTAACTTCATTTGAGCTCTTAAGGAAAGCATGCTTCAAAACTGACTGTCTCCAGTTGTTTTAGGCTTGTAAGCGCCCTTATAACTTATAAGGGTGCATAGTTCTTATTTTGCTTCTATTAtacatgaatatatatatatatatagagagagagagagagagagagagagagagagagagagagagagagagagagagagagagagagagagagagagagagagagagagagagagagagagagagagagagagagagagagagagagagagagatggtcTAACTTACCCCAAGATTATTGGTAGTATTCGAACCCTGCCAACTCTTTTCCAGGTGAGCTATCGAGATCAATCTCATTTTTGTCTACAATGTATTTTTTGTAACATGGGCAATGAACATTGTTGTCCATATTAAGACATGGGCTGTATTCATTCGACCCAGAAAAGGTACTACAGTCTTGGGCATCATAGATTTGCAACTAATCCATGAATTGGGGGTGTGCGAAATAGTGTTTGGATCACGCTAATAGGCCCACGTTCTAACTACAAGGCTACAGGCTACAACATATTATTTGGCATAAAACACTCATAGTAAGATGTGACAGCCCAGCCAGCTCATTCTTAAATGGCAAGTCGTGTTTGATAATGTTCTGTACTTCTGTCCATTCAATAGTCCTTGTCTCAGAATCCCAAACGATACGGCACATTAACTAACCAAATCTTTCCTTACAAGACTGTAAAACGCATGAAGCACTCATATCCTAGAATGGATAATTTCATGTCATATGATATTGTCACATGAAAAATTCTGTCCatcaatttatttatatatattcacATGACTCTACATGTTTAATACATATAAAAAGGAAGACGAAATATGATTATGTAACTTTATACAATAATGTCGTGTGAAATATGAATTATGGAAGGAACATGATGGAGTCCCACGGGTGCCTTTATCATCATAGCATACGCATCCTATGTCACTTTAGATATTGTTTGGTTCAAAAAGTGTTTCTAATTTTTCACTAATAAAGACTAACAAATAATAgcaaataaatgaagaaagaaagaactcaAAGTGCTCCCAATTTGATGCGACGGGTAGTGTCCAAGTACAGTTCAATATGGATTACTTAACGTGTCTTCTCTATTACAATATTATTTAGAAAAAGAAGGCAGAAAAATAAAGAGGATGTGGCTTCTTTAGCAACTCAATTACGACAACACAAATGTATAATACAAGAATATATTGGGTTGCTTGTAATGGTCGAGTGAGTTTCAATTTGTCATTTATAAGATTGAGTTAATGAAGTTTTTGAAGAAGTATCGCATTCCTTGGATTTTGAAGTAAGAAGAAGGCTAAGATTAtcaagttttttatttaatttgaatatttgctttgtgagaATGTGGCGTGGGCATTAGACTGCGATTGAGAGAAGttaatgcaaaaaaaaatcatattaacaATTACACTATGATAAGTGAGATGACGTGAACATATTTACCGGTCTAAATTGACAACACATATGATTTTGTTTAGGGTTCCAATTTGATTTCTCTTAAAAAAtctaaaatatatacaaaacattttttaaaataacataGAATAGGATACTGACATGCAACTTCTTTTAAAAATATGAATACATTAATATCAATGAATGAATTCGGGTGAGATGGGTAGCTCACTAGGTGAGCTAAGGAAAATGAAGGGTATTGAATGGTGAAGGGTCGTCAGGTTTCAAACCCTGGTGATGAAGGAACCAATTAATTACTACTACATCCGTTCTTATTTAACTGTTCAGAgataagaaacacacatattaaggagtgcaattaatttttttaaattttcagtaaaatattatttgttttcctctttcaccctttatattgtattttatatatctttcctcatttatttttcttgcaatggcatttcttggaaaaacatcatttaatgctcttttgaaactctaagtggacagattGTGGACAAGACTCGCCATATAGGACATTGGTGAGTCCTCACCGACGGATCCTCAAGGGCTAGCAAGACGCACTAGACTGACCCACTTAGGATAACAAGTATGTACCTCAAGTTATGTATCCAGGACCTTCGACGGGCTTATATCCCACAAGACCCAATAGATTATAGATGAGGCCCAAATGTAATATTTAGGTCAAGAGTCAagccccactataaaaggctaGGCTCCTATTGAATAAAACAAGTTCTCTTTTATGCTCAACAATGACTACCATAAACCCTAGAGGAAGGACCTCCATGTTCATGTAAGAACAGATAtataagaataattttttttctccaaaGTGGAcaattaataaggaacggaggtagtaacaattaacaactaatgtgtgaaatacatataaattattttcaattttaaaagaaatatagtaatatatttttcatatcTATATTCATAAAAATAGAAATATAGAGGAATAGTTTGGGCATATTAATTTCAATAATTGATTTTCCTGGAATAAATtcctatttaaataaatttctaTGAGAGTTTGATatcaaattttttcttttattaaaactttcatatatttttcataAGTGACTGGATACAGACGTGATCCACAGACACATTCACTACGTGTGCATTaagtttttgttatttttctatCTATATTTTTGTCTACAGAACCACTGCCTTCACAAAATCTTGTAATTATATATAGCATATAAAATGAGAGTTAAGATGAGTATTGCACAACAATCTCAATATAAACACTAATGTTGTCAACAAAATCATTGTTATGGTTGCCGTTGGTGGTGGTGTGCCACTTCACCATCTCATGCAACGCCAACCAACAAGATGAATATCTCTACAAGTTCATCCAGTCACGAAGGTCTCACATGAAGCCTTCACATGGAGAAGCATGGAGTGTTGCAGATGGTGTTAATGGTGTGAATTATCAATATTTTTCTGAGGCACATGTTGAACAGCAGGGACGGACCCAGGTAGAATAGTATTTAAATGTTATTTTTGTACCCTGAATTTTATGTATTGCTTTGTTTCAATTAATGattgttaattttaattaaaagttaatTAAGCTTCTGTCCCAATATGAGTTTGGTCTTTCATCAAAGTAAAGAGTTTGAGTTTAATCATTTAAATTTAAGAAATACTTCAGTTTGGTCATCGCAAGAGGTGGAgcctgaagagtgaagacttgTTATATATATGTCTTCACCAGTCCTACATGAAATGAACACGTGTTTAATGTGGCATATGTGgatttcttttttactttttttttcaattcaaaGTTAGAttactaatttatttatttgtaaaaaACTTGATtatcaatttattaaaaataaaataaaaaactcttaagtcttaattatttttcaccttcatcatcatattcataaaaaaatgatcatcttcatcttcatcaccaaGCTTGTTATTCTTTATCCCATTTTCCATCTTCTTCAACATTTTTACACAACAAAACTTAATTTCATTCATCATTTTTTTAGCAacaaaaaatgattttattcaTCAACTTTTtaagaaaacaaaattgatttccAAGAAATAGCTTAAGAACCCCCGAAAGCGTTAGACTCCTTCTTCCACAACAGACCCAAGCTCAACCTCCATCCCCAAGACCCATATCAGCAACCCAATATCCCACCTTGCTCTTTCTTCTCCTCTTTCCAGCAAACTCAATCTCAATCTCCCACCTTGCTCTTTCTTCTCCTCTAGCTTTCCAGCAAACCcatcaaagagaaagagagagtgatTTCTGGAATGTTCAAGAAGATAAAGAATTATAGATTAGAGACTAGTATGatgttttttgtaattttaattaataattagtaattttaattcataattttataagtggagaataaaatttaattcaaaatGACATTTTAGCCTCATTAAACACGTGATCATTCCACGTAGGTCCAGGTGAAGACATGTGATAACGGTATTGGATCACCACCTCCGGCGAGAACTAAAATTGgagtatttttaaatattagggACTAAATTAAAACTTTACTTAGGTGATGAACTAAAGCCAATCTTCATCTATTATACAGGGACAAAAAGCTTAGTTGGCGCTTTAGttaatgtatcaaatttttGCCGCATTTACCTATTTTTCCTGATTCGTGTCATTAAAGGTTGCTGATAAGGTGAAGGCTTTGCCGGGACAACCTGGAGTGGATTTTGATCAGTATGCAGGGTACGTTACAGTGAATGCTAAAGCTGGAAGATCACTGTTCTATTACTTTGTTGAGTCACCTCATAATTCTTCCACCAACCCTCTTGTTCTATGGCTAAATGGAGGTAACTCTAGAATACACAATACATTTCTTTTGCATGCATATGATTTTCTAGCCTGATTTTGACCACAAAACTGAATGGTCACATATTGTGCTTATCACATATGTGCTTATTTATAGGAGtcttgagtaatgatatatccacacctcattttttaaacacttcatttccacctctttttatttctatctctctcatcttatcatctatcatatttcatattttctctctcttacttttttttttcttcctatctctctcaccattccacctctccaccttaaaagagaggtgtggatgaaacattactctAGTTTGTTTAATAGAGGTTTTATGCAGCTCCCTCCCGCACTATTATAAATCATTGATTTTTGTAATCGCGAGTAggtttaatctaaataaaaaagtGACCTTTTAAATTAAAGAAATGGTCGTGACCGCATACAATTTAAATTCTATGTTCACccatttttgattttttttattaatatttactatcatgttaaaatttgaagtTGGAAAAGTACTAGTTTACGATAATTATAAGTTTAATTCCTAGGtgtatatttatttcataattttattacGTGAAACTGTATAATTGTTAGATAAATATATCAATACTAAATAAATGTAATTAAGAAAAACACAAGAATCTAATTAATATGCTGACGAGTCTGAGCCTTATTGGGTCCAATGGGTCGTGATTGGGATGCGCAACTTATTTGTCTCAAGGGAGAAAAACAACGCAGCGGATGTGCTAGCTCGACAAGTCTATAGAGATGGTTCTCATCAACATAGTGTTTTGAGGCTCCCTCATCTTCTGCCGTTGAGGCTTTGTGTCTAGATGTGATTTCTTAATCTGGTTCTCTTTTAGTCTTCCTCTTATAAAAATGCTTATTTGAAAATGTTCTTTTTGCCCAAATAATCATCAGATTCTTATGACCCATCTACCCACCAATATTCCATAGTCAAACACGGCAAGATATAGATGATTTATGAGCTTTTTTTTATGCTAATTCCCATCCACAATTATTTTAGACgtgataagaaaaaaataattaatcatCAATCATTATCAACCAACGCACTAGAACATTAGCATCATACACTTAGTGGAATTCCACACGAAAGCCATGAGTCATGTCTGCCACCAACCATGATACTACAAATTCTTGAGCAAAAATCTTTcatatttttagggttttttttttttcattttcagttaTTCATCATCACTTTTAAATTTAAGGTAATATCCACtattatttgttaattatattttttattttaatttaatcctTGTCTATTTATTTATACGCTCATCATAATGTTAGAGATATATACAAGATAATAGAAGATTAACTATAATcttaaattgtaaaaaaatcaataatgttagcaaacgttaaaaaaaacaataatctTCATAAAAATgagtaaattaattaatttttatttattattatgacTAAACTCTTAAAATGACCTATAAATGCAATTAATGAAATATTATAATGACTACAttgtaataataaataattctcTGCAAATCTCCCTCTTGTTCTCCCTAaaagataactcaagtggtaaaaaCTGAAGGACATATGAGCTACGAATGAAACGATTCAAGGATCAAATTCATAGAGGAGAAatttggcaaaaaaaaaaaatgtagtgtTTATGCTGTGTTTttcgaagaaaaaaaaaaactcaatttcctaatttttcatttgttatcttataattttctaaattttatatatttttttttctttagagcATGCAATCTAAGCATTGAGGCTTAATATTGTATTTGAGTACACTTTAGAGAATGTTGACACAATGAATATTTCTATTAATGCATCTCTTTgcctatatatttatatatatatatatatatatatatatatatgatatatgatatacaGGACCAGGGTGCTCTTCCTTTGGGTATGGAGCCATGCAAGAACTAGGACCTTTTAGAGTCAACAGTGATGGAAAAACTCTTTACAGAAATAAATACGCATGGAACAATGGTAAGCATGCTCTAGCTAAATGAAAATGCACTTGCTTGTCTTTGCGCACCcattggcttatcaaaaaaaaccTTGCTTGTCATTgctaatatttcctaaaattaataattacttaatttaaaaaataatcacttatgcACTTTTTGAATTGTTTGTATATGAATTTTTGATACAAAAATCTAATTATTTCTTTAAACTATTTTTTGTAGCTTTTGGAATAATCAATTATATCTAGTGGATtttaaagtgaaaaacaacttaatatttgtaaataaatataattaaatttcttctttttgaaaaaatattttaaaataaaattggtttttttattcaattttgaaatcaattaattttaagTGAACACAAACGAACTCAATATCTTCAcattcaattttgattttttatgttTGCATTGTTGTGATTCATAACTTATGAGCTCGCTCTACAACTGGCAGTGGCAAATGTTATATTCCTTGAGTCTCCAGCAGGAGTTGGCTTCTCATATTCAGACAATTCATCAGATTactcaaacactggtgaccacATCACAGCTATAGATTCATACACTTTTCTTCTTCACTGGCTGGAGAGATTCCCACAGTATAAAACAAGAGACCTGTTCATAACCGGTGAAAGCTATGCTGGCCATTATGTCCCTCAGCTTGCTAACATTATACTCTCAAAAAATAAGCTAGACAAGAATCACCCGATAATCAATTTGAAAGGGATAGCGGTGAGTCGTCATACCTGTCACAAATCAATTAATTGTTCAAAAATCTGTTCATGAAttgtttatattatatttataatatgcCCCTCGAGCTGGCTTAAAATGCATAGGTTCAAGATCTTGTGttcaaattcaattttttattagaataataggCAGATTGAACTCTACTTTGTCGGGTTTTAAATAACAGTTGTGCTTGCGATTATGTTGTTGAATCGCAAACAAATACAAGTTGATGTAGTTGCAATAGCGGGGATTGATAAACCTTTTATGTTGTGGTCGCAATTTCTATCACACAATTACTTGGTCATAGAGAGTCTAATATCATCATGCCATGAATCAATTATACTAAAAACCTAAGTTTTTTAGTGAAGATGTGGGcatgaataattttatagtatATTTCTAACAAAATCTTTCAGTGTACAATTTATTGAATATGCTATTTGTTCTCAAATTTTTCTATTCTTAGTGCAGATTGGAAATGGCTGGATTGATGATAAATATTGTAACAAGGGAATGTATGATTATTTCTGGACGCATGGTCTGAACTCTGATGAAACTCGTAAAGGAATTGAAAAGCATTGCGACTTTAAGACTTCCAACTTTACAAGTGAATGCGTCAAATATACAAATAGAGCAGATACTGAGATGGGAAATATTGACATATACAACATATATGCTCCACTTTGCAATTCAACAGAAAGTTCTGCCACCAACTCGGTAAGTTGCATGCTAAATTTTGGATGTGTTTAATTtttcttagaatcaattctataGCGTCAtctagaagctactcacaaactTATCCACATATATGATTGATTTTAGCTTTAAAATAAATTGTGAAAGAACTTTCCAATGTGCACTAAATGCATTCGTTTTCATTCTTGACTTTGATAGTTTTCTCAAGCAATCCTGATTTTAAAATAGTCCAACAGTAATCACATCTCATACACCTACGTTTTCTCTTAAAATCATTATTCCTAATCACATGTGGTCATATATCACATCTATCaattctctcttctcttatctTCCTTCGCCTCTCATATATCCTCTTTCATGTTAAGTTGGTTATCTACCTAATATTTTCCCTTAGTCCAAATGTTATTAGCTACAACAAAATAAGAGCAAAGTTTTCATCATATATCAAAATAACTTCAATCATCCCGTTTATAACAACTTAAATATATAAAGTCAAAATTGACAACAATATTACTTACCAATTATCATACAAACTAATGCAAAGTTCCTAGAAATAAGGAGCACAAAGACCATTCTATCATGTTCATAAATACTGAGTTAGAAAATTTTACATACTCAACATTACAGGGAAGCGACTTTAACCCTTGTTCTGAAGATTATACAACTACCTACTTAAATCTCCCTGAAGTTCAAGAGGCTCTTCATGCTAAAGCCACAAAATGGTCACCTTGCGGGTACACACAATTCAATGGTTAT is a window of Lotus japonicus ecotype B-129 chromosome 5, LjGifu_v1.2 DNA encoding:
- the LOC130718494 gene encoding serine carboxypeptidase 1-like, which produces MLSTKSLLWLPLVVVCHFTISCNANQQDEYLYKFIQSRRSHMKPSHGEAWSVADGVNGVNYQYFSEAHVEQQGRTQVADKVKALPGQPGVDFDQYAGYVTVNAKAGRSLFYYFVESPHNSSTNPLVLWLNGGPGCSSFGYGAMQELGPFRVNSDGKTLYRNKYAWNNVANVIFLESPAGVGFSYSDNSSDYSNTGDHITAIDSYTFLLHWLERFPQYKTRDLFITGESYAGHYVPQLANIILSKNKLDKNHPIINLKGIAIGNGWIDDKYCNKGMYDYFWTHGLNSDETRKGIEKHCDFKTSNFTSECVKYTNRADTEMGNIDIYNIYAPLCNSTESSATNSGSDFNPCSEDYTTTYLNLPEVQEALHAKATKWSPCGNVAWTDSPATILPTIKRLISSSVLRTWIYSGDTDGRVPITSSRYSVNSLKLHVETTWRPWGSGNEVGGYVVGYKGLTLVTVRGAGHMVPSYQPKRALTMITSFLRGELPPKLTS